TAATTTCAAGGCTTTGTGCTGATTTGTTCATTAGTACGACCATTCCGTCAGGATCAATTCCTATGACCGGTATAAAAAGATCGTCGAGTACTGTTTGGGATAATTCGAGGGCATGGTTTTTTATTTCAAGGGCCAGAGTTCTGTCTGACACCATTTTTTCCAGCTTCTCATTTATCATCTTCAGCTTTTTATTCTGTTCAAGAACAGTTGTGTGAAGTTTTCTGTTGGCTTCTATCAGATCATACTGATCCAAGGCCTGTCTTATCTCAAGAACAAGACTGCTGTCGTTCCATGGCTTAAGAAGAAATTTGTATATATGCCCCTTGTTTATGGCTTCTGTTATAGAGTCTATATCCGTATAACCTGAAAGGATTATTCTGATTATATCAGGATAAACATTCATGACCCTTGAGAGAAACTCTGTGCCGTTCATGCCTGGCATGCGCTGGTCGGAAATTATGAGCTGAACAGCTTCATTTTTTAGAATCTCAAGGCCTTCAGCTCCGGAGTTGCCGGAAAGAATATTGTAGTTCTCATTTCTAAGAAGGCGTTTTAGTGCACTTATTATGTTTTTTTCATCATCCACAATTAGTATGCTGTGCGACTTGGACTCCTCCAAAATTATCTCCCTTCCATAAAGAATTCACACGCTTCATTAATTTCTGCCCTGATCGACGGATACCATGAATTAATGTTTGAGGTTTGGGGCTTCATTTTAGCAATTGCATCTTTATGTATGCTGACAAGAAATTTTTTGTTGACTTTACCGTCTGTCTGAAGGGCGTTTGCAAGCATATTGGCCATATGGACAATCAACACAAGATTGTAATCCGAACAAGAGACAGATGGTTTTTCATGGTAACGGATTGCATGAACCATTAATTCCGGAAGTTTCCATTTCTGTGCAAGAATTCCCCCAATTAGAGCATGTCCTGCTATCTGCCGATCTTCTTCAGCTTGAAAAAACAGTTCATTGGAAACCTGGAGTCTTTCCCATACATCTTTGAATTCTTCCTGAAAATGCTGGATCATTACTATCTTGCCTATATCATGCAGGAGTCCTCCGAGAAATGCCTCATCAGGCTGGGCAAGCTCAGACTGTTTTGCCAGCTCTTTCCCTATTATTGCCACAGATATTGAGTGCTTCCAGAAATCTTCAATATTAAGTCCTTCAATTGATTTTATCCCGCAAAAGGATTTAATTACTGAAACTGAAACAACCACGTTTCTCACAGTGCTGAAACCCAACAGCATCGCAGCTTCCCTGACATTTTTAACCTTGAACCTGAGTCCGAAAAATGCCGAATTCGATAATTTAAGAAGTTTTGTGACTATTGCCTGATCCTTTTCGATGACCTCGCACAGAGAATCAATAGAAACATCGTCGTTCTGGAGCATTCTATTCACCTCCATGGCAATTGCCGGCAAAGTAGGGAGGTCATTAATGCGCTCAAGTTTTTTTAGCATTTCTGATTTAAGCATAAGATGTCCAGCGACCCAATGGATAAAAAATATGAATATTTGTAACTATTCACCAAATATGAAATTCAAGCTTTTAAAAGGACGCTTTTTTGAAAAAAAGCTTGGCAAAAAACTTCAGGTTTTGGATTTGTTGCCTGAATCCGTAGTGCATAACTTTCTTAAAAATATCATAAAAAAGTTTTTGGGAAAGGTTTGGAAAACATTTTTTACAAAAAGGGTTTTCCAAGAATAAAGCCATCCCTAAAAAAAACTAACTGAATAGTTACGAATATTTAAGTAAAAAACTGTGAAATCTGTTCGAGTAAATTTTTGTCGGAAAGCAATCCATCAATAACAGTACCGCTTTCTCCGCGTATGTATCTGAGGATTTCCAAACGCCCCCTGTCTTTTGGTATGCCATTATTCATGAGAATTTCCAATATTTTATCGAATTCATCACGCTTGATTTTTCCTGTTTCAGATTGATTGCGTCTATTTTGGAATTCTTCCATCAATGTAGATCCGCACGGGCAGTTTCTAAAGAATTCAAGTATTGTCTGGCCATTATCATCTAATGCCTGTTTTATACCGGTACTCTTGCCAATTTGAATGGTTCTTGCGAAGAAGTCTTCAGGTGTATTGAACACGGAGCCACATGAAGCACATTTTTTGGGAAAACTTGATTCCGAAAGAGTTTTAAGCATAGAATAAAGTTCATGTATATCATCATATTCTGACATAAGCACCCACTATTATAAATAAATCACCCAAGATACGGAGAAAAAATAGGTTTCATTTCCTCAAGCTTCATATCTATTATATCTGGAATTGCCTTTGCGAAAAGATCAAGCAGAATAACAGCATTCACAAGAGAGTCTGCTTTTGCTGCCTCTCTTAGCCTTGCAGCAACAGCCATATTGACGATTCTTAAATTCTCATAAATTTTTTTTAGCCCTGATAAATCAAATTCAGCGTCAAGACCTTCCGATTTTCTTAGATACTGGGCAATCATATACATGCCAGTAGCTCTGAATACTGTTTCATCCTCTGTTGCAAGAGGCAGATGAAACCTCGCCATGGGCTTGAAATAAACAGTGTGAGGACATCCGCTGACTGCTATGAGAAGTCCGAGAAGAGAACTTAGTGCTCTTTGAACGCTTGTCTTTTTTGTTATAGTTCTTTCTTCTGTTGTCACAAGCAAATCCACAGTCTCGAACGACACTATTGTGCTGAATCTTGCGGCCGCGCAACCTAATGTAGACATCATAGGGCATAAAGGAGTTTTGTGCGATGATAGAGAACAGTTTGGACATTGTTTGAAATCAAGTCTATACCACGCAGGCGTTACATCAGTGTCGCAGGATTCTGTAGTGTATTTTTCACCGTCAAAAATAATATTAAATGACTCGGTTTGGCCTTTTGGCAACATAAATTTGTAATTAATAAATGGCTGCATGTTCATCCTGAAACTTGCATAGATGTTTTTTGAAACTCTCAGCGCATATTTCATGACTGAAATCTGTATAACCGATTTTTTTTGATATTTTTTAGGGTCTTGCGAGTATCACTATTGTTTTTTATCTTTGAATTGTTTTTTTGTTCTGGCGGGATCTGCCTGATAAGGTTAACAAATTATCATTTACTTATTGAAATCCTAACCGCCTATTATAATTTGGCTATGTTCCCCCAAGTCCCCTCAAAATCTTTATGTTTTTATAATTATCAGACGCAAATGCCCTAAAGTTGTGAATGCACTGTCTAATTATCTGAAAGTTTTTGCGGAGCGACACGCCGGCATTTGGATCAATGTCGTATTACGAGCAAAGGACGCTCTAATCCGACCTAAGAATTGGATTTTTTTAATGACAATTTAACCATGCAAGGCACTCACTATCAAAACTGTGTCGTTAAATGTCCTTATGATTCCTATCTGTCTTTGGTTTTTAAGGGGTACATTGCCTCCCCTGAGGCCGCTTTTTTATTAAAAGTATTAGCTTTTTATCGGAATAATAAAGTATTCCACACTTAACTGGATCATAGCCTAAAATTAACCAAATATTTTGATACTAAGTCCTAAATTTTCAGAAGAGTGTGTGGGACTGGATAGTCAAAGCTTACAAGGGCTAAAAAAACCGGTGCTGTC
Above is a genomic segment from Desulforegula conservatrix Mb1Pa containing:
- a CDS encoding response regulator; this encodes MEESKSHSILIVDDEKNIISALKRLLRNENYNILSGNSGAEGLEILKNEAVQLIISDQRMPGMNGTEFLSRVMNVYPDIIRIILSGYTDIDSITEAINKGHIYKFLLKPWNDSSLVLEIRQALDQYDLIEANRKLHTTVLEQNKKLKMINEKLEKMVSDRTLALEIKNHALELSQTVLDDLFIPVIGIDPDGMVVLMNKSAQSLEIKNNTISIGCSISDILNEQLALKIIDYLNSGVQNKSECIKEKESGYIMVTPMSGRFKGSGAVISFHDYKQVEP
- a CDS encoding HDOD domain-containing protein — encoded protein: MLKSEMLKKLERINDLPTLPAIAMEVNRMLQNDDVSIDSLCEVIEKDQAIVTKLLKLSNSAFFGLRFKVKNVREAAMLLGFSTVRNVVVSVSVIKSFCGIKSIEGLNIEDFWKHSISVAIIGKELAKQSELAQPDEAFLGGLLHDIGKIVMIQHFQEEFKDVWERLQVSNELFFQAEEDRQIAGHALIGGILAQKWKLPELMVHAIRYHEKPSVSCSDYNLVLIVHMANMLANALQTDGKVNKKFLVSIHKDAIAKMKPQTSNINSWYPSIRAEINEACEFFMEGR
- a CDS encoding DUF6901 family protein, which encodes MKYALRVSKNIYASFRMNMQPFINYKFMLPKGQTESFNIIFDGEKYTTESCDTDVTPAWYRLDFKQCPNCSLSSHKTPLCPMMSTLGCAAARFSTIVSFETVDLLVTTEERTITKKTSVQRALSSLLGLLIAVSGCPHTVYFKPMARFHLPLATEDETVFRATGMYMIAQYLRKSEGLDAEFDLSGLKKIYENLRIVNMAVAARLREAAKADSLVNAVILLDLFAKAIPDIIDMKLEEMKPIFSPYLG